Proteins from a single region of Sphingopyxis sp. BSN-002:
- the argC gene encoding N-acetyl-gamma-glutamyl-phosphate reductase — MTQTVFIDGAAGTTGLEIAERLAGRSEFSLIALPGAERKDAARRAEALNGADFVILCLPDAAAIEAVAMVTNPDVRIIDASTAHRVAPDWAYGFPELSAVQRDEIATSKRVSNPGCYPTGFLALVAPLVAAGIVARDARLSINAVSGYSGGGKELIARFEADGDIGFRSYGLNLAHKHVPEMTKGASLTHAPIFAPAVVPVYRGMLVEVPLGFDTPMADAAFDALAAHFEGSPLVSVRRAGDESELLLRKSDAATDRMELMLYASPDSTQLRLVARLDNLGKGASGACVQNLNIMAGLPETAGLRL, encoded by the coding sequence ATGACACAGACGGTCTTCATCGACGGCGCGGCGGGAACGACGGGCCTGGAAATCGCCGAGCGGCTTGCCGGGCGGAGCGAATTTTCGCTGATCGCCCTGCCCGGCGCCGAGCGCAAGGACGCCGCGCGCCGCGCCGAGGCGTTGAACGGTGCCGATTTCGTCATCCTCTGCCTGCCCGACGCCGCCGCGATCGAGGCGGTCGCTATGGTGACCAACCCCGATGTGCGGATCATCGACGCTTCGACCGCGCACCGCGTCGCGCCCGACTGGGCATACGGCTTTCCCGAGTTGAGCGCGGTGCAGCGTGATGAGATTGCAACTTCGAAGCGCGTCAGCAACCCCGGTTGCTATCCGACCGGCTTCCTCGCGCTCGTCGCGCCGCTGGTCGCCGCCGGCATCGTCGCGCGCGACGCGCGGCTCAGCATCAATGCGGTGTCGGGCTATTCGGGCGGCGGCAAGGAACTGATCGCGCGCTTCGAGGCCGACGGTGACATCGGCTTCCGCAGCTACGGACTGAACCTCGCGCACAAGCATGTGCCCGAAATGACGAAGGGGGCGAGCCTGACGCACGCTCCGATCTTCGCTCCGGCAGTGGTCCCCGTCTATCGGGGCATGCTCGTCGAGGTTCCGCTGGGTTTCGATACGCCGATGGCCGACGCGGCCTTCGATGCACTCGCGGCGCATTTCGAGGGGTCGCCGCTCGTCAGCGTCCGCCGTGCCGGCGACGAGAGCGAATTGCTGCTGCGCAAGAGCGACGCTGCGACCGACCGGATGGAGCTCATGCTCTACGCCAGCCCCGACAGCACGCAATTGCGGCTCGTCGCGCGGCTCGACAATCTGGGCAAGGGCGCAAGCGGCGCGTGCGTCCAGAATCTCAACATCATGGCGGGATTGCCCGAAACCGCGGGCCTGCGGCTCTGA
- the rlmN gene encoding 23S rRNA (adenine(2503)-C(2))-methyltransferase RlmN, translated as MQIPGHIDPVTTGTVPLRGGNRIDLVGLTRDAIRAELVEAGLDAKGAKLRAKQIWHWIYHRGVTDFEAMTDIAKSMRPWLTDRYIIGRPTVRQAQVSNDGTRKWLLAAADGQEYEMVFIPDADRGTLCVSSQVGCTLNCRFCHTGTMRLVRNLAAGEIVGQVLLARDALGEWPKGTMASTADIDDEDDDAGHYTSDGRMLTNIVMMGMGEPLYNFDEVKGALKIVMDGDGLALSKRRITLSTSGVVPMMARAGDEIGVNLAVSLHAVNKEIRDEIVPLNRKYGIEELLQACADYPGANNARRITFEYVMLKDKNDSDEDARELVRLIKQYKLPAKVNLIPFNPWPGAPYECSTPERVRKFSNLIFEAGISAPIRTPRGRDIMAACGQLKSAATKPTRAELDRIAEEKQAALG; from the coding sequence ATGCAGATTCCCGGCCATATCGATCCCGTCACCACGGGCACCGTTCCCTTGCGCGGCGGCAACCGCATCGACCTTGTCGGGCTGACCCGCGACGCAATCCGGGCCGAGCTGGTCGAGGCGGGCCTCGACGCCAAGGGCGCGAAACTGCGCGCCAAGCAGATCTGGCACTGGATCTATCATCGCGGCGTCACCGATTTCGAGGCGATGACCGACATCGCGAAATCGATGCGCCCATGGCTGACCGACCGCTACATCATCGGCCGCCCGACCGTGCGGCAGGCGCAGGTGTCCAACGACGGCACCCGCAAATGGCTGCTCGCCGCCGCCGACGGGCAGGAATATGAGATGGTGTTCATCCCCGACGCCGACCGGGGAACGCTGTGCGTGTCGAGCCAGGTCGGCTGCACGCTCAATTGCCGTTTCTGCCACACGGGTACGATGCGCCTGGTGCGCAACCTAGCCGCCGGCGAGATCGTCGGGCAGGTTCTGCTGGCGCGCGACGCGCTCGGAGAATGGCCTAAAGGCACGATGGCCTCGACCGCCGACATCGACGACGAGGATGACGATGCCGGTCACTACACGTCCGACGGCCGCATGCTTACGAACATCGTGATGATGGGCATGGGCGAGCCGCTCTATAATTTCGACGAGGTCAAGGGCGCGCTCAAGATCGTCATGGATGGCGACGGGCTGGCGCTGTCGAAGCGCCGCATCACCCTGTCGACGAGCGGCGTGGTGCCGATGATGGCGCGCGCGGGCGACGAGATCGGCGTGAACCTTGCGGTTTCGCTGCACGCGGTGAACAAGGAAATCCGCGACGAGATCGTCCCGCTCAACCGCAAATACGGCATCGAGGAACTGCTGCAGGCGTGCGCCGACTATCCGGGCGCGAACAATGCGCGGCGCATCACCTTCGAATATGTGATGCTGAAGGACAAGAACGACAGCGACGAGGACGCGCGCGAACTCGTCCGGCTGATCAAGCAGTACAAGCTGCCCGCGAAGGTCAACCTGATCCCGTTCAATCCCTGGCCCGGCGCACCCTATGAATGTTCGACGCCCGAGCGCGTGCGCAAGTTCAGCAACCTTATTTTCGAAGCGGGCATTTCGGCGCCGATCCGTACGCCGCGCGGCCGCGACATCATGGCGGCGTGCGGACAGCTCAAGAGCGCGGCGACCAAGCCGACGCGCGCCGAACTCGACCGCATCGCCGAAGAGAAGCAGGCCGCGCTCGGCTGA
- a CDS encoding UrcA family protein, producing the protein MKKLLILAALTAASFGQPALARSAPANPSATVQHSDLDLRTDAGARALKHRIWRAVVAVCGTTSDFDLEGKNDIQNCRRDTLALASAQAEVVVANAATAQPIRISSIRN; encoded by the coding sequence ATGAAAAAGCTTCTGATCCTCGCCGCCCTGACCGCCGCATCGTTCGGCCAGCCGGCTCTCGCCCGGTCGGCACCGGCAAATCCCAGCGCGACCGTCCAGCACAGCGACCTCGACCTGCGTACCGACGCGGGCGCCAGGGCGCTGAAGCACCGGATCTGGCGCGCCGTGGTTGCCGTGTGCGGAACGACGTCGGACTTCGACCTCGAAGGCAAGAACGACATCCAGAATTGCCGCCGCGACACGCTGGCGCTCGCCTCCGCCCAAGCCGAAGTCGTGGTCGCCAATGCCGCGACCGCACAGCCGATCCGGATCAGCTCGATCCGGAACTGA
- a CDS encoding C40 family peptidase, which yields MTANSGENSAANRVRMGRPGVAGQGRDRFGLSGTSQAFDPRIVAIRPDLADIAVAGTHFAPHYAAPMMMSGVLPAAVMRSAPSLDAEQTSELLFGEGFALLDLTGGWAWGYCLADHYVGYLAAEALGTPIAPTHRVDMIEAMLHSDPDAASGGPAVLPRGALVMGEAEGEWLKTAHGYLPLAALVEVGAEHDDPAAVAEAMVGTPYLWGGRTAKGIDCSGLVQLAWASADIQLPRDSDLQLASLGADKDIARADLARGDLVFFPGHVGIMADNDNIIHASRQWMEVRVEPLAEVAKRSAAKGNEVPVSGYKRLR from the coding sequence GTGACAGCGAACAGTGGCGAGAATTCAGCGGCAAACCGCGTGCGGATGGGACGCCCCGGCGTCGCCGGGCAGGGCCGCGACCGCTTCGGGCTGAGCGGTACGTCGCAGGCGTTCGATCCGCGCATCGTTGCGATCCGTCCCGACCTGGCCGATATCGCGGTCGCCGGTACCCACTTTGCGCCGCATTATGCCGCGCCGATGATGATGAGCGGCGTTCTGCCGGCGGCCGTCATGCGCAGCGCTCCGTCGCTCGACGCCGAGCAGACGAGTGAACTACTGTTCGGCGAGGGCTTCGCGCTCCTCGACCTCACCGGCGGCTGGGCGTGGGGATATTGCCTCGCCGATCATTATGTCGGCTATCTCGCCGCCGAAGCGCTCGGCACGCCGATCGCGCCGACCCACCGCGTCGACATGATCGAGGCGATGCTGCACTCGGACCCCGACGCCGCCAGCGGCGGCCCGGCTGTCCTGCCGCGCGGCGCGCTGGTGATGGGCGAAGCCGAAGGCGAATGGCTGAAGACCGCGCACGGCTATCTGCCGCTCGCCGCGCTCGTCGAGGTCGGCGCCGAACATGATGATCCCGCCGCTGTCGCCGAGGCGATGGTCGGCACGCCCTATCTTTGGGGTGGCCGTACCGCGAAGGGCATCGACTGTTCGGGGCTCGTCCAGCTCGCCTGGGCGTCGGCGGACATCCAGCTGCCGCGCGACAGTGATCTGCAGCTTGCTTCGCTCGGCGCCGACAAGGATATCGCGCGCGCCGATCTGGCACGCGGCGATCTGGTCTTCTTCCCCGGCCATGTCGGCATCATGGCCGACAACGACAATATCATCCACGCGAGCCGCCAGTGGATGGAAGTGCGCGTCGAACCGCTCGCCGAAGTCGCGAAGCGTTCGGCCGCCAAGGGCAATGAGGTCCCGGTCAGCGGCTATAAGCGACTGCGATAA
- a CDS encoding sorbosone dehydrogenase family protein — MRKILKYAGIALVVLIVAGGVTFYVLSRPDVARFSTAELSGRVPVMASQKSEVLPTMNVPEATSWPAGQAPRAAQGLTVGRFAEGLDHPRSMLVLPNGDVLVAEAQSPPRDSSGIEGKVMGSLMSKAGAGGKSANRITLLRDADGDGKAEVKAAYITGLNSPYGMALVGKTLYVANTDAILSFPYVEGETKMSGKGTKIVDLPASGTNRHWTKSLAAAPNGWLYVGVGADSNIGEKGMGNETRRASVLEVRPENKYVRTFAAGIRNPVGLSFYPGSNQLWTVVNERDMLGSDLVPDYLTDVDEGDFYGWPWYYWGGFIDPRVEPEAEDRRQYVKRPDYGLGAHVAPLGFTFTDKLNLGERWANGALIALHGSWNREPVAGYDVVFVKFGANGKPVDALPVTFLDQFLAKDGKTTRGRPADVKVAKDGSALVADDTGNTIWRVAKAG; from the coding sequence ATGCGCAAAATCCTGAAATATGCCGGCATCGCCCTCGTCGTCCTGATCGTCGCGGGCGGCGTCACATTCTATGTCCTTTCGCGGCCCGACGTGGCGCGCTTCTCGACCGCCGAACTCAGCGGCCGCGTGCCGGTGATGGCGTCGCAGAAGTCGGAAGTGCTGCCGACTATGAACGTCCCAGAGGCGACGAGCTGGCCCGCCGGACAGGCGCCGCGCGCCGCACAGGGGTTGACCGTCGGTCGCTTCGCCGAGGGGCTTGACCATCCGCGCTCGATGCTGGTGCTGCCGAACGGCGACGTCCTCGTTGCCGAAGCCCAGAGCCCGCCGCGCGACAGCTCGGGCATCGAGGGCAAGGTCATGGGCAGCCTGATGAGCAAGGCCGGCGCCGGCGGCAAGTCGGCGAACCGCATCACCCTGCTCCGCGATGCCGACGGCGACGGCAAGGCCGAGGTCAAGGCGGCTTACATCACCGGCCTCAACTCACCCTATGGCATGGCACTGGTCGGCAAGACGCTTTACGTCGCGAACACCGATGCCATCCTGTCGTTCCCCTATGTCGAGGGGGAGACGAAGATGAGCGGCAAGGGCACGAAGATTGTCGACCTGCCTGCCAGCGGCACCAACCGCCACTGGACGAAAAGCCTCGCGGCGGCGCCGAACGGGTGGCTGTATGTCGGCGTCGGCGCCGATTCGAATATCGGCGAAAAGGGCATGGGCAACGAAACCCGCCGCGCCAGCGTGCTCGAAGTCCGGCCCGAAAACAAATATGTCCGTACCTTCGCTGCGGGCATCCGCAATCCCGTCGGCCTCAGCTTCTATCCCGGCAGCAACCAGCTGTGGACCGTCGTCAACGAGCGCGACATGCTCGGCAGCGATCTGGTCCCCGACTATCTGACCGACGTCGACGAGGGCGATTTCTATGGCTGGCCCTGGTATTATTGGGGCGGGTTCATCGACCCGCGGGTCGAACCCGAGGCCGAGGATCGCCGGCAATATGTGAAGCGCCCCGACTATGGCCTCGGCGCCCATGTCGCGCCGCTGGGCTTTACCTTCACCGACAAACTGAATCTCGGCGAGCGCTGGGCGAACGGCGCGCTGATCGCCCTGCATGGTTCGTGGAACCGCGAACCCGTCGCAGGCTATGATGTCGTGTTCGTCAAGTTCGGCGCGAACGGCAAGCCGGTCGATGCCCTGCCCGTCACCTTTCTCGACCAGTTCCTTGCCAAGGACGGCAAGACGACCCGCGGCCGCCCGGCCGACGTCAAGGTAGCGAAGGACGGCAGCGCGCTGGTCGCCGACGACACGGGCAACACGATCTGGCGGGTGGCAAAGGCCGGGTAA
- the dnaN gene encoding DNA polymerase III subunit beta: MKATIERAVLLKSLGHVQSVVERRNTIPILSNVLIEADSSGQLKLMATDLDLQVVETIAAKVETPGTTTVSAHTLFEIARKLPEGSEVSLAAAEGKMQVKAGRSNFNLPTLPRDDFPVIAEGDLPTSFELPVAELVQIIDKTRFAISTEETRYYLNGIFFHVAEDATGPVLKAAATDGHRLARYTVTRPDGASTMPDVIVPRKCVGEIRKLLDEAEGNVEISLSASKIRFQLGNAVLTSKLIDGTFPDYSRVIPTANDKLLKVDPKSLYQGVDRVSTIASEKTRAVKVGIDKDRITLSVTSPENGTAAEEVAAAYDSDSIEIGFNARYLSDILGQVDGDTVELHLADANAPTLIRESEKSPALYVLMPMRV, encoded by the coding sequence ATGAAAGCGACGATCGAACGTGCGGTGCTGCTCAAGAGCCTCGGCCACGTCCAGTCCGTGGTCGAGCGGCGCAACACCATTCCCATCCTGTCGAACGTCCTGATCGAAGCCGACAGCAGCGGTCAGCTGAAGCTGATGGCGACCGATCTTGACCTGCAGGTCGTCGAAACGATCGCCGCCAAGGTCGAAACGCCCGGCACCACCACGGTTTCGGCACACACGCTGTTCGAAATCGCGCGCAAGCTGCCCGAAGGGTCCGAGGTCAGCCTTGCGGCCGCCGAAGGCAAGATGCAGGTCAAGGCCGGCCGTTCGAACTTCAATCTGCCGACGCTGCCGCGCGACGATTTCCCGGTGATCGCCGAGGGCGACCTGCCGACCAGCTTCGAGCTCCCCGTCGCCGAACTCGTCCAGATCATCGACAAGACGCGCTTCGCGATCTCGACCGAGGAAACGCGCTATTATCTGAACGGCATCTTCTTCCACGTCGCCGAGGATGCGACGGGGCCGGTGCTCAAGGCTGCGGCAACCGACGGCCACCGTCTCGCGCGCTACACGGTGACGCGTCCCGACGGCGCCTCGACGATGCCCGACGTCATCGTCCCGCGCAAATGCGTGGGCGAGATCCGCAAGCTACTCGACGAAGCCGAAGGCAATGTCGAGATCAGCCTGTCGGCCTCGAAAATCCGCTTCCAGCTCGGCAATGCGGTGCTCACCTCGAAACTGATCGACGGGACCTTCCCCGACTACAGTCGCGTCATTCCGACTGCGAACGACAAGCTGCTCAAGGTCGATCCGAAGAGCCTGTACCAGGGCGTCGACCGCGTTTCGACGATCGCGAGCGAGAAGACCCGCGCAGTCAAGGTCGGCATCGACAAGGATCGCATTACGTTGTCGGTGACCAGCCCCGAGAATGGCACCGCCGCCGAAGAGGTCGCGGCAGCCTATGACAGCGATTCGATCGAGATCGGTTTCAACGCGCGCTATCTCAGCGATATTCTGGGCCAGGTCGATGGCGACACCGTCGAGCTTCACCTTGCCGACGCCAACGCACCGACGCTGATCCGCGAGAGCGAAAAAAGCCCCGCGCTTTACGTTCTCATGCCGATGCGCGTCTGA
- a CDS encoding LysR family transcriptional regulator — translation MYDWNDLKAFLAVAETGSTLSAAQALRVSQTTVARRIAALEEATGLNLFERRQAGYALTPVGEAMVASAVAVRDAAERFGEAAGARSRDAGGTVSLTTMEIFAVTVLPPILRDLRAAHPGIHIHLDTSDETRDLGAGAADIAIRSSKQPTGGGLVGRRIADNPWTVYCSRDYADRHGIPHTREELATHPFIGGGGYVWEPYQAWLRQYGLEESVVMKYDTGTGLLAGVRAGMGLTILPAFLADRESDLIRCIPPKREDTTGLWLLTHERLRHVPRVRLVLDFLASELTKLGRG, via the coding sequence ATGTACGATTGGAACGACCTCAAGGCCTTTCTGGCGGTTGCGGAGACGGGCAGCACCTTGTCCGCCGCGCAGGCGCTGCGCGTCAGCCAGACGACCGTCGCGCGGCGGATCGCGGCGTTGGAGGAGGCAACCGGCCTCAACCTCTTCGAGCGGCGGCAGGCGGGTTACGCGTTGACCCCCGTGGGCGAGGCGATGGTCGCGAGCGCGGTTGCGGTCCGTGACGCGGCCGAGCGCTTCGGCGAAGCCGCGGGCGCGCGGTCGCGCGATGCGGGCGGAACGGTCAGCCTGACGACGATGGAAATCTTTGCGGTGACCGTCCTGCCGCCGATCCTCCGCGACCTGCGCGCCGCGCATCCCGGGATTCATATCCATCTCGATACGTCCGACGAAACGCGTGACCTGGGCGCGGGCGCGGCGGATATCGCGATACGCAGCAGCAAGCAGCCGACCGGCGGAGGTCTTGTCGGGCGACGCATCGCCGACAATCCCTGGACGGTCTATTGCAGCCGCGATTACGCCGACCGCCACGGCATTCCGCACACGCGCGAAGAACTCGCGACCCATCCCTTCATCGGCGGTGGGGGCTATGTCTGGGAGCCGTATCAGGCGTGGCTGCGGCAATATGGGCTCGAGGAGTCGGTGGTCATGAAATATGACACCGGCACGGGCCTGCTCGCCGGCGTGCGCGCCGGAATGGGGCTCACCATCCTGCCGGCTTTCCTCGCCGACCGCGAATCGGACCTGATCCGTTGCATCCCGCCAAAGCGGGAGGATACGACGGGGCTGTGGCTGCTGACCCACGAACGGCTGCGGCATGTGCCGCGCGTACGGCTGGTCCTCGATTTCCTCGCGAGCGAACTGACGAAGCTGGGGCGCGGCTAG
- a CDS encoding aspartate/glutamate racemase family protein, protein MKTIGLIGGLSWESSAEYYRLLNRAVRDRLGGLHAANIVMHSLDFAPVAALQAAGDWPALDRAMVEAAGALERAGADMLLICSNTMHRCAGAIEAASTLPLIHIADPVTAAVKGSALRRVGLLGTAFTMEQDFYRGRMAEAGLEVIIPDDAGRAAVHGIIYDELVRGIIREESRAIYRQVIGALVARGAEAIVLGCTEIMLLIGEQDSAVPLFDTLALHVDAAVEAAF, encoded by the coding sequence ATGAAGACAATCGGCCTGATCGGCGGTTTGAGCTGGGAAAGCTCGGCCGAATATTATCGCCTGCTCAACCGGGCCGTGCGCGATCGGCTGGGCGGACTGCACGCCGCGAATATCGTGATGCACTCGCTAGACTTCGCTCCGGTCGCGGCGCTGCAGGCGGCGGGCGACTGGCCGGCGCTCGATCGCGCGATGGTCGAGGCGGCCGGCGCGCTCGAACGCGCCGGAGCCGACATGCTGCTGATCTGTTCGAACACGATGCATCGCTGCGCCGGGGCGATCGAAGCCGCTTCCACCCTGCCCCTGATCCACATAGCGGACCCGGTGACGGCAGCGGTCAAGGGGTCGGCGCTACGGCGGGTCGGTCTGCTCGGCACGGCCTTCACGATGGAGCAGGATTTCTATCGCGGACGGATGGCCGAAGCGGGCCTCGAGGTGATCATTCCCGACGACGCCGGGCGCGCGGCGGTGCACGGGATCATTTATGACGAGCTGGTTCGGGGCATCATTCGCGAGGAGTCGCGCGCCATCTACAGACAGGTTATCGGGGCGCTTGTCGCGCGCGGCGCGGAAGCCATTGTTCTCGGCTGCACCGAGATCATGCTCCTGATCGGCGAGCAGGATAGCGCGGTGCCGCTGTTCGACACGCTGGCGCTGCATGTCGATGCGGCGGTCGAAGCCGCGTTCTAG
- a CDS encoding surface-adhesin E family protein: MNIIGALSASILLAAAGTASEGWRFVDTGSSNDGIVSAYYVDSYSVVRNGDTVRFRTTTIFNRTTADRDWDRSITTREGSCAAKASAILTNDYYNHGKLLEHNTDPGEVRTHSEGSMMHGAMSMVCGDEAYAGPVVADPVASANAEFAKLGG; this comes from the coding sequence ATGAATATCATTGGAGCTTTGAGCGCGTCGATCCTTCTTGCGGCGGCAGGCACCGCATCGGAAGGCTGGCGCTTCGTCGATACCGGATCGAGCAATGACGGAATCGTCAGCGCCTATTATGTCGATTCCTATTCGGTTGTCCGAAATGGCGACACGGTGCGCTTTCGCACGACGACGATCTTCAACAGGACGACCGCGGACCGCGACTGGGACCGGTCGATCACGACGCGCGAGGGCAGCTGCGCCGCCAAAGCATCAGCGATCCTGACGAACGACTATTATAACCACGGCAAATTGCTCGAGCATAACACCGATCCCGGCGAAGTGCGGACGCACAGCGAAGGCTCGATGATGCACGGCGCGATGAGCATGGTGTGCGGCGACGAAGCCTATGCCGGCCCCGTCGTCGCCGATCCCGTTGCGTCGGCCAATGCCGAGTTTGCCAAACTCGGCGGCTAG
- a CDS encoding DUF4163 domain-containing protein yields the protein MTYRTVAVIFPVLVLMTGCSDKAPAEADKAERVAAAAVPGAPPDGAADERAKNAPASNVRETGDLIDFAYAYPREAAQIPELSKLLDADREAKRSALVGAAERDKAASAKGDFPYHAHSHLQKWLRVTNTPRFLSLSAEIETYMGGAHGMTSFETLLWDRNKRRTLKPLDLFTSPEAFDAAIREDFCARIRQAKAAKGIQTPDEPGSPFSTCPPASAQTVWLGSSDGRYLDRMTIAIGPYEIGPFAEGSYKINVPVTAALVRVVKPGFARDFLPVN from the coding sequence ATGACGTATCGAACTGTCGCCGTGATCTTTCCCGTGCTGGTCCTCATGACGGGTTGCTCCGACAAGGCCCCTGCCGAGGCCGACAAGGCCGAAAGAGTAGCTGCTGCTGCCGTCCCGGGCGCCCCGCCGGATGGTGCTGCGGACGAGCGGGCGAAGAACGCGCCTGCCTCGAACGTCAGGGAAACCGGCGACCTGATCGATTTCGCATACGCCTATCCGCGTGAGGCCGCGCAGATACCCGAACTCTCCAAACTTCTCGATGCGGACCGCGAAGCCAAGCGCTCGGCACTCGTCGGGGCGGCTGAACGCGACAAGGCAGCCTCGGCGAAGGGAGACTTTCCCTATCACGCGCACAGCCATCTGCAGAAATGGCTCCGCGTCACGAACACGCCCCGGTTCCTGAGTCTCTCGGCCGAAATCGAGACCTATATGGGCGGCGCGCACGGCATGACGAGCTTCGAGACCTTGCTGTGGGATCGCAACAAGCGGCGAACGCTGAAACCTCTCGACCTGTTCACCAGTCCCGAAGCGTTCGACGCGGCGATCCGGGAGGATTTCTGCGCACGGATCAGGCAGGCGAAGGCTGCGAAAGGTATTCAGACGCCCGACGAACCGGGAAGCCCGTTCAGCACATGCCCACCAGCCTCGGCGCAGACCGTCTGGCTGGGCTCGTCCGACGGCCGCTATCTCGACCGGATGACGATTGCGATCGGTCCTTACGAGATCGGGCCGTTCGCCGAGGGCAGCTACAAGATCAACGTGCCGGTGACCGCGGCGCTGGTTCGCGTCGTAAAGCCCGGGTTCGCGCGCGATTTTCTACCCGTCAACTGA
- a CDS encoding leucyl aminopeptidase family protein, with amino-acid sequence MTDYSDLIQPDKGQDARTIHLVDKKGYDAWLKTRSARERAHLAAVGFRPDAFVHAILPGDDPERWAVVTTVADIGSLTAWCLAKLAQILPEGRYRVEGHQPGKALFGWLSAQYRFDAYKSNPPTKGPRVLLTTDVGAIAPVVAEMRATELVRDLVNTPAADMGPAAIEKAAEKIAKAHGAKVTVTKGEALEQGYPMIHAVGRAAAKHHAPRLIEIEWGKDSHPRVALVGKGISFDSGGLDIKPASGMRLMKKDMGGAAHVLALAELVMASGLPVRLHCLVAAAENAISADAFRPGDVLKSRKGLTVEIGNTDAEGRLVLGDALAKASEEKPELIVDFATLTGAARVALGPDLPALYANDDALADDLLKGGTERDDPLWRMPLWDGYADLLETDIADLGNAGSSPFAGSITAALFLKRFVPEGTPWAHFDTFAWRPSAKHGRPKGGAALGLRAAWAMLQARYDRRGKN; translated from the coding sequence ATGACCGACTATTCCGACCTGATCCAGCCCGACAAGGGACAGGATGCGCGCACGATCCATCTCGTCGACAAGAAGGGCTATGACGCGTGGCTCAAAACGCGCAGCGCGCGCGAACGCGCGCACCTCGCTGCGGTCGGATTCCGGCCCGATGCGTTCGTCCATGCGATCCTGCCCGGCGACGATCCCGAGCGGTGGGCGGTCGTTACGACGGTCGCCGATATCGGCAGCCTGACGGCCTGGTGCCTCGCCAAGCTCGCGCAGATTTTGCCCGAGGGCCGTTATCGCGTCGAAGGACATCAACCGGGCAAGGCGCTGTTCGGTTGGCTGAGCGCGCAATATCGTTTCGACGCCTATAAGTCGAACCCGCCGACGAAGGGCCCGCGGGTCCTGCTTACGACCGATGTCGGCGCGATCGCGCCGGTGGTCGCCGAGATGCGCGCGACCGAATTGGTCCGCGACCTCGTCAACACGCCGGCCGCCGACATGGGGCCAGCGGCCATCGAAAAGGCGGCGGAAAAGATCGCCAAGGCGCATGGCGCCAAGGTCACCGTCACCAAGGGCGAAGCGCTCGAGCAGGGCTATCCGATGATCCATGCGGTCGGGCGCGCCGCGGCGAAGCATCATGCGCCGCGGCTGATCGAGATCGAATGGGGCAAGGACAGTCATCCGCGCGTCGCGCTTGTCGGCAAGGGGATCAGCTTCGACAGCGGCGGGCTCGACATCAAGCCGGCGTCGGGCATGCGGCTGATGAAGAAGGATATGGGCGGCGCGGCGCATGTGCTCGCGCTCGCCGAACTGGTGATGGCGAGCGGGCTGCCGGTGCGGCTGCACTGCCTCGTGGCGGCCGCGGAGAATGCAATCTCGGCGGACGCCTTCCGGCCGGGGGATGTGCTGAAAAGCCGCAAGGGGCTGACGGTCGAGATCGGCAACACCGATGCCGAAGGCCGTCTGGTGCTCGGCGATGCGCTGGCGAAAGCGAGCGAAGAGAAGCCCGAACTGATCGTCGATTTCGCCACGCTCACCGGCGCTGCGCGCGTGGCGCTCGGTCCCGACCTCCCTGCCCTCTATGCCAACGACGATGCGCTGGCCGACGATCTGCTGAAGGGTGGCACCGAACGCGACGACCCGTTGTGGCGGATGCCGCTGTGGGACGGCTATGCGGATCTGCTAGAAACCGACATCGCCGATCTCGGCAATGCCGGAAGCTCGCCCTTTGCCGGATCGATCACTGCGGCGCTGTTCCTGAAACGCTTCGTCCCGGAAGGCACGCCCTGGGCGCATTTCGACACCTTCGCATGGAGACCTTCGGCGAAGCATGGCCGACCGAAGGGCGGTGCCGCGCTCGGCCTCCGCGCCGCTTGGGCGATGCTGCAGGCGCGTTACGACCGGCGCGGGAAAAATTGA
- a CDS encoding DUF3008 family protein, whose protein sequence is MPATSKAQQRAAGAALGARRGDTPKSKLKGASRQMADSMTEKQLEDFAKGSIKGKPGHVG, encoded by the coding sequence ATGCCCGCCACATCAAAGGCCCAGCAGAGAGCCGCCGGCGCCGCGCTTGGCGCCAGACGCGGCGATACCCCCAAGTCAAAGCTCAAGGGTGCGTCGAGGCAGATGGCCGACAGCATGACCGAAAAACAGCTTGAGGACTTCGCCAAGGGCTCGATCAAGGGCAAGCCCGGCCACGTCGGCTGA